The following proteins come from a genomic window of Thiothrix unzii:
- a CDS encoding ABC transporter ATP-binding protein → MSQPLLEVKHLHTHLHTGATLVKAVDDISFSIAKGETFCLVGESGSGKSISALSVIRLLPQGLASHPHGEILFNGRDVLRMEDAQLRELRGSQIAMIFQEPMTSLNPVFTIGEQISEALQLHRPQMSDEEAQERVLLALEQVQIPHARERLRDYPHQLSGGQRQRVMIAMALACEPELLIADEPTTALDVTVQAEILRLLRKLQDDTGMSTLFITHDFGVVAQMAQQVGVMQRGKLVEVGSTQQVLRHPQHPYTQQLLAAVPENLKRERKEVLSSVNAPSPLLSIRNLNVWFPLRKGIFRRTVDHLRAVDDVSLSVTAGQIVALVGESGCGKTTLGRAVLQLGKPTSGSIQLHGQELTGLSASELRPLRPKMQMVFQDPQSSLNPRLLIETTLTEPMKVHGIGANQEERLERAAQILADLQMPREALWRYPHEFSGGQRQRIGLARALVLNPEFIVCDEITSALDVSVQAEILQLLLKIRADRNLTLLFITHNIGVVEYLSDQTVVMYKGKVVEQGATAQVCGDPQNAYTQKLLAAVPRLTC, encoded by the coding sequence ATGAGCCAGCCGTTACTTGAGGTAAAGCACTTACACACTCACTTGCACACGGGTGCGACGCTGGTGAAAGCGGTGGATGACATCAGTTTCAGCATTGCCAAGGGCGAAACGTTTTGTTTGGTGGGCGAGTCGGGCAGTGGTAAATCCATTTCCGCGCTGTCAGTTATTCGGCTGTTGCCACAGGGTTTGGCTTCGCATCCGCACGGTGAAATTTTATTTAACGGGCGTGATGTGTTGCGCATGGAAGACGCGCAGTTGCGGGAGCTACGCGGTTCACAAATAGCAATGATTTTCCAGGAACCGATGACCTCGCTGAATCCGGTATTCACGATTGGTGAACAAATTAGCGAGGCTTTGCAGTTACACCGCCCGCAGATGAGTGATGAGGAAGCGCAGGAACGGGTGTTATTGGCCTTGGAGCAAGTGCAAATTCCCCACGCTCGTGAACGGTTGCGCGATTACCCACACCAATTATCCGGTGGGCAACGCCAGCGCGTCATGATTGCGATGGCATTGGCGTGTGAGCCTGAGTTGCTGATTGCTGACGAACCAACGACCGCGTTGGATGTCACCGTGCAGGCAGAAATTTTGCGGTTGCTGCGTAAACTGCAAGACGATACTGGGATGAGTACCCTGTTTATTACCCACGATTTCGGCGTAGTCGCACAAATGGCGCAACAAGTGGGGGTGATGCAACGCGGTAAACTGGTGGAAGTGGGTAGCACTCAACAGGTGTTACGCCATCCGCAACATCCGTATACGCAGCAGTTGCTGGCGGCAGTGCCAGAGAATTTGAAGCGGGAGCGTAAGGAAGTACTGTCGTCTGTTAATGCACCCTCCCCGCTGCTTTCTATCCGCAATCTCAACGTATGGTTCCCGCTGCGTAAAGGCATTTTCCGGCGTACTGTCGATCATCTGCGGGCAGTCGATGATGTGTCGCTGTCGGTGACAGCGGGGCAAATCGTGGCGTTGGTGGGGGAATCGGGGTGTGGAAAAACCACGCTAGGGCGGGCAGTATTGCAGTTGGGAAAACCCACCAGCGGTAGCATTCAGTTGCATGGGCAGGAATTGACTGGGTTGTCTGCCAGTGAATTGCGCCCGTTACGTCCGAAAATGCAGATGGTGTTTCAAGACCCGCAGTCGTCGTTGAACCCGCGTTTATTGATTGAAACTACGCTGACTGAGCCGATGAAAGTACACGGTATCGGTGCAAATCAAGAAGAGCGTTTAGAGCGAGCGGCACAAATTCTGGCTGATTTGCAAATGCCGCGTGAAGCATTGTGGCGTTATCCGCACGAATTTTCCGGTGGGCAACGTCAGCGGATTGGATTGGCACGCGCATTGGTACTGAACCCGGAATTTATCGTATGCGACGAAATAACCAGTGCGCTGGATGTGTCAGTGCAGGCGGAAATCCTGCAATTGCTGTTGAAAATCCGTGCTGATCGTAACCTGACTTTGCTGTTTATTACCCACAATATCGGGGTGGTCGAATACCTCAGCGACCAAACTGTGGTGATGTATAAAGGCAAAGTGGTGGAGCAGGGCGCAACTGCGCAAGTGTGTGGCGACCCGCAAAATGCTTACACTCAAAAATTACTCGCCGCAGTGCCACGTTTAACGTGTTGA
- the ftsX gene encoding permease-like cell division protein FtsX, protein MSSPTNTKQPPKRKASATKNPLAAWFNQQRNAIQFSMERLWINPLSTWITLAAIAIALSLPTSLHLLLKNLQTLTADKREVPTITLFLKQNVGEQQAKDMAELASALPEVEGVRVVTRDQALENFRKITGFAETLDSLDDNPLPNVLIITPRLQLLGNATLDVEAFSTKLKKYNEVEDVQIDVEWIQRLRAILSIAERIILVVSVLLGLTVLLVVGNTIRLDIENRKDEIRVTRLIGATNAYIRRPFIYGGIWFGLFGGVLSLVIVHLALLFLVQPVGQLATLYGNTFIISGVDVAMTLKILLASSLLGIVGAWLAVGRYLWRDEQLA, encoded by the coding sequence ATGAGCTCACCAACCAACACTAAACAACCACCAAAACGCAAAGCCAGTGCCACTAAAAATCCGTTGGCGGCATGGTTTAACCAGCAGCGCAATGCGATTCAATTCAGCATGGAACGCTTGTGGATCAACCCTTTATCAACGTGGATTACCCTCGCGGCAATTGCGATTGCGCTGTCATTACCCACCAGCTTGCACTTGCTGCTGAAAAACTTGCAAACACTCACCGCAGATAAACGTGAAGTGCCGACCATTACTCTGTTTCTCAAGCAAAATGTGGGTGAGCAACAAGCCAAAGACATGGCAGAACTGGCTTCCGCACTCCCAGAGGTGGAAGGCGTGCGTGTCGTTACCCGCGATCAGGCATTGGAAAATTTCCGTAAAATCACCGGCTTTGCCGAAACTTTGGACAGCCTCGATGATAATCCTTTGCCCAATGTGCTGATTATTACCCCGCGATTGCAATTACTGGGTAATGCAACGCTGGATGTCGAGGCGTTTTCCACCAAGTTGAAAAAGTACAACGAAGTCGAAGATGTGCAAATCGACGTGGAATGGATTCAGCGACTCCGCGCTATTTTGAGCATTGCCGAGCGCATTATACTGGTGGTTTCGGTACTGTTGGGCTTGACCGTGTTATTGGTGGTGGGGAATACCATTCGCCTTGATATTGAAAATCGCAAAGATGAAATCCGCGTCACCCGCCTGATTGGGGCTACCAATGCCTACATTCGCCGCCCGTTTATTTACGGCGGCATTTGGTTTGGCTTGTTTGGCGGGGTGCTGAGCTTAGTTATTGTGCATCTTGCCCTGCTATTTTTGGTGCAACCTGTAGGGCAATTGGCAACGCTTTATGGCAATACCTTTATCATTAGCGGTGTCGATGTCGCCATGACGCTCAAGATTCTGTTAGCCAGCAGCTTGCTAGGGATTGTTGGTGCGTGGCTTGCGGTCGGGCGTTATTTGTGGCGCGATGAACAGCTTGCTTAA
- the ftsE gene encoding cell division ATP-binding protein FtsE, which yields MIEFKQVSKKYPTGQLALYNVDLTLESGEMVFITGHSGAGKSTLLKLVAMLERPSRGEVWIGGKSLSQMGKAHIPNYRRRIGFIFQDPHLLYDRSVFDNIALPLRIAGMGHSEIRRRVQAALDKVGLLGKEKTFPLMLSAGEKQRVGIARAMVNKPTIILADEPTGNLDPELAQDIMFTFAQFNELGATVMIASHDHTLVERMQKRTIVLQKVEA from the coding sequence ATGATTGAATTCAAGCAGGTCAGCAAGAAATACCCCACGGGGCAGCTCGCGCTTTACAACGTCGATTTAACCCTAGAATCGGGCGAAATGGTGTTTATCACCGGGCATTCCGGCGCGGGTAAAAGCACCTTGTTAAAACTGGTGGCGATGCTTGAACGCCCCAGTCGCGGTGAAGTCTGGATCGGCGGGAAATCGTTAAGCCAAATGGGGAAAGCCCACATCCCTAATTACCGCCGCCGCATTGGGTTTATTTTCCAAGACCCCCACCTGTTGTACGACCGCAGCGTGTTCGACAATATCGCGCTACCGTTACGCATTGCGGGGATGGGACACAGCGAAATCCGCCGCCGGGTACAGGCCGCTTTGGATAAAGTAGGCTTGCTGGGCAAGGAAAAAACCTTTCCGCTGATGCTTTCCGCCGGGGAAAAACAACGGGTAGGCATTGCGCGAGCAATGGTCAATAAACCTACCATTATTCTGGCAGACGAACCCACCGGCAACCTCGACCCGGAACTGGCGCAGGACATTATGTTTACCTTTGCGCAATTCAATGAGCTGGGGGCAACCGTAATGATTGCCAGCCACGACCACACCCTCGTGGAGCGGATGCAAAAACGCACCATCGTGCTGCAAAAGGTGGAAGCATGA
- the ftsY gene encoding signal recognition particle-docking protein FtsY: protein MFGFGKKKNQELADVSPSPQPVAQPVTQDAGLFARLKRGLSKTSNTLTEGMSALVLGKKKVDDEVLEELEMRLLTADVGVDATRAIMSDLSSRVSRNELADMDALMQALYNKMHRILRPCAQPLEIVSEHQPFVILMVGINGAGKTTTIGKLAKKFQQQGKSVMLAAGDTFRAAAVEQLTIWGERNQIPVIAQGNGADSASVIFDAVQAAKARKIDILLADTAGRLHTQTNLMDELKKVKRVIQKFDKQAPHEVMLIVDASIGQNALVQARQFNEALGLTGITVTKLDGTAKGGILFAIAEQLKIPVRFIGVGESIDDLQEFDAYEFTSALLAGDD from the coding sequence ATGTTTGGATTCGGAAAGAAAAAAAACCAGGAATTGGCTGACGTTAGCCCTTCCCCTCAACCCGTAGCGCAACCCGTCACACAAGATGCGGGTTTGTTTGCACGCTTAAAACGCGGCCTTTCAAAAACCAGTAATACGCTCACCGAAGGAATGAGTGCCCTGGTATTAGGCAAGAAGAAGGTCGATGATGAGGTTCTTGAGGAATTAGAAATGCGCTTGCTGACTGCCGATGTGGGTGTGGATGCCACTCGCGCAATCATGAGCGACCTGTCGAGCCGTGTCAGCCGCAACGAACTGGCGGACATGGACGCACTGATGCAAGCTCTTTACAACAAGATGCACCGCATTTTGCGCCCCTGCGCTCAACCGTTGGAAATCGTTTCGGAACATCAACCGTTTGTGATTTTAATGGTTGGCATTAACGGCGCGGGTAAAACCACCACGATTGGTAAACTCGCCAAAAAATTCCAGCAGCAAGGTAAATCGGTAATGTTGGCAGCAGGTGATACGTTTCGCGCCGCAGCGGTGGAACAGCTCACCATTTGGGGCGAACGCAACCAGATTCCGGTGATTGCGCAAGGCAACGGTGCGGATTCTGCCTCGGTTATTTTCGACGCGGTGCAGGCCGCCAAAGCGCGTAAGATTGATATTTTGCTCGCCGATACCGCTGGTCGGTTACACACGCAAACTAACCTGATGGATGAGTTGAAAAAAGTTAAACGTGTGATACAAAAGTTTGATAAACAAGCCCCGCACGAAGTGATGCTGATTGTGGACGCGAGTATCGGGCAAAACGCCTTGGTACAAGCCCGGCAATTTAACGAAGCTTTAGGTCTGACGGGGATTACGGTCACAAAATTGGACGGGACTGCCAAAGGCGGTATCCTGTTCGCGATTGCCGAACAACTGAAAATTCCGGTACGTTTCATTGGCGTAGGTGAAAGCATTGACGACTTGCAAGAGTTTGATGCTTACGAATTCACCAGTGCCTTGCTTGCCGGAGATGATTAA
- a CDS encoding M16 family metallopeptidase, with protein MRRILTFTGKIRNPKTILAFSCLFAGFFTLPAVAIERVKTENPVYEYKLDNGLKILVKQDKRAPIAVMQLWYKVGSSYEQNGLTGVSHVLEHMMFKGTQKHPDGEFNRIINENGAQDNAFTSKDYTAYYQVIAADRLQVAMELEADRMRNLLLPPAEFKKEIEVVKEERRWRTDDKPTSLTYEQFNAMAFMNSPYRNPVIGWMADLNAMQVEDLRAWYERWYAPNNATLVVVGDVDPQKVRDLAQQYYGAIKPTEVIPPPKPQQEVAQTGVRHIKVKAPAELPYLMMGYKAPGLLGAKEAWEPYALDVLASILDGGNSSRFAKDLVRGKAIASEASAWYSNDGRLPDLFVLSGMPTKGEKLETVKTALLEQVTKLQQQPVSAEELERVKAQVIAGEIYQRDSQRHQATLLGSYESVGLGYAVADAYVDNILAITPEQVQAVAKKYLVEDGLTIAELDPQPIDPNKPKIAPNFVR; from the coding sequence ATGCGAAGAATACTAACATTTACCGGCAAAATCCGTAATCCCAAAACAATTTTAGCCTTCTCCTGTTTATTTGCAGGTTTTTTTACACTCCCCGCCGTTGCGATTGAGCGCGTCAAAACAGAAAACCCTGTCTATGAATATAAACTGGATAACGGTTTGAAAATTCTAGTGAAACAGGATAAACGTGCGCCAATTGCGGTGATGCAATTGTGGTACAAAGTCGGTTCCAGTTACGAGCAAAATGGTTTAACCGGGGTGTCGCACGTTCTTGAGCACATGATGTTCAAAGGCACGCAAAAGCACCCCGATGGTGAGTTTAACCGCATTATCAATGAAAATGGGGCGCAGGATAACGCCTTCACCAGCAAGGATTACACCGCGTACTATCAGGTCATCGCGGCAGATCGTTTGCAGGTGGCGATGGAATTGGAAGCCGACCGGATGCGCAATTTGCTGTTACCCCCGGCAGAGTTCAAAAAAGAAATTGAGGTGGTGAAGGAGGAGCGGCGGTGGCGCACTGATGATAAACCGACCTCGCTCACCTACGAGCAATTCAATGCAATGGCGTTTATGAATAGCCCTTACCGCAACCCTGTGATTGGTTGGATGGCGGATTTGAATGCGATGCAGGTGGAAGATTTACGCGCATGGTATGAACGTTGGTATGCCCCCAATAACGCCACGCTGGTGGTGGTTGGTGACGTAGATCCGCAAAAAGTGCGTGATTTAGCCCAGCAATATTATGGCGCGATTAAACCGACGGAAGTGATTCCGCCGCCCAAACCGCAGCAAGAAGTCGCGCAAACAGGCGTGCGTCATATTAAGGTGAAAGCTCCGGCGGAGTTGCCGTATTTGATGATGGGTTACAAAGCACCAGGTTTATTGGGTGCAAAAGAGGCGTGGGAGCCGTATGCATTGGATGTGTTGGCAAGCATTTTAGACGGCGGCAATAGCTCGCGTTTCGCCAAGGATCTGGTGCGTGGCAAGGCGATTGCCTCAGAAGCCAGTGCTTGGTACAGCAATGACGGGCGTTTGCCGGATTTGTTTGTGTTGAGCGGAATGCCTACGAAAGGCGAAAAGCTGGAAACCGTGAAAACTGCGTTGCTGGAACAGGTGACGAAATTGCAACAACAGCCAGTGAGTGCCGAGGAGTTGGAACGGGTCAAAGCGCAAGTGATTGCCGGTGAAATTTACCAGCGTGATTCGCAACGCCATCAAGCCACACTGTTGGGTTCGTATGAATCGGTGGGCTTGGGTTATGCGGTAGCGGATGCTTATGTGGATAATATTTTGGCGATTACTCCCGAACAAGTGCAAGCCGTTGCGAAAAAGTACCTCGTGGAAGACGGTTTGACCATCGCCGAACTTGACCCGCAACCGATTGACCCGAACAAGCCGAAAATCGCGCCTAATTTTGTGAGATAA
- a CDS encoding M16 family metallopeptidase — protein sequence MLKKIVLVPLVLWLLSVSGVAQAAPKIEHWTTSNGLRVYYVHAPELPMLDLRLQFDAGSARDGAKPGLAMLTAQMLDTGAAGLSEDQLAEQFESVGAQFSASASMDMTAISLRTITLEKPQQTALDLWLKVITQPDFPQPAFKRIQKLTLVALQGEKQDPESLANKAFYKALYGDHPYGQPANGTESSIPALKVADLKAFYQQYYVAKNGLLAMVGAVERAQAEALAEKIAAALPAGAAAASIPEVKPLTEAKTVKIPYPSAQAHILIGQIGNKRGDADFYTLYMGNQVLGGSGFASRLMKEVRTKRGLSYSVYSYFAPFAQLGVFELGLQTKLEQTDEALKVARDTLQQFQQEGATAEELEAAKKDITGGFPLRTANNSQIVEYVGMIGFYQLPLDYLDTFTSKVNALSSEAITEAFKRRVQPDKMVTVIVGGDEK from the coding sequence ATGTTGAAAAAAATCGTTTTAGTACCGTTGGTGTTGTGGTTGTTGAGTGTGAGCGGTGTTGCTCAGGCCGCCCCGAAGATCGAACATTGGACAACCAGCAATGGTTTGCGGGTGTATTACGTGCACGCACCGGAATTACCGATGCTGGATTTACGTTTGCAGTTTGACGCAGGCAGTGCGCGTGATGGTGCAAAGCCGGGGTTGGCGATGTTGACCGCGCAAATGCTGGATACGGGTGCTGCGGGCTTGAGTGAAGACCAGCTTGCTGAGCAATTTGAATCGGTGGGGGCGCAGTTTTCAGCAAGTGCGTCAATGGATATGACAGCGATTAGTTTGCGCACGATTACCCTGGAAAAACCCCAGCAAACGGCGTTGGATTTGTGGTTAAAAGTCATTACCCAACCGGATTTTCCGCAACCTGCTTTCAAGCGCATTCAAAAGCTGACGTTGGTGGCATTGCAGGGCGAGAAGCAAGACCCAGAAAGTTTGGCGAATAAAGCGTTTTATAAAGCGTTGTATGGCGATCACCCTTACGGGCAGCCTGCGAACGGCACGGAAAGTAGCATTCCGGCGTTGAAAGTGGCTGATCTTAAAGCGTTTTATCAGCAATATTACGTGGCGAAAAACGGTTTACTGGCGATGGTGGGCGCGGTTGAGCGTGCGCAAGCAGAAGCGTTGGCGGAAAAAATTGCTGCGGCATTGCCAGCGGGTGCGGCAGCAGCTTCGATTCCTGAAGTGAAGCCGTTAACTGAGGCAAAAACGGTGAAGATTCCTTACCCTTCAGCGCAAGCGCACATTTTAATCGGGCAGATTGGTAATAAACGCGGCGATGCCGATTTTTACACCTTGTACATGGGCAATCAGGTGTTGGGGGGCAGTGGTTTTGCATCGCGTTTGATGAAGGAAGTGCGCACTAAACGCGGTTTGAGTTACAGCGTTTATAGCTATTTTGCACCGTTTGCGCAGTTAGGGGTGTTTGAATTGGGCTTGCAAACCAAACTGGAACAAACCGATGAAGCCTTGAAAGTGGCGCGTGATACGTTGCAGCAGTTTCAGCAAGAAGGCGCGACTGCGGAAGAGCTGGAAGCGGCAAAAAAAGACATTACCGGCGGATTTCCGTTACGCACTGCAAATAACAGCCAAATCGTGGAATACGTGGGGATGATTGGTTTTTATCAATTGCCGTTGGATTATCTGGATACGTTTACCAGTAAAGTCAATGCGTTAAGCAGTGAAGCGATTACGGAGGCGTTTAAGCGGCGCGTGCAACCCGACAAAATGGTGACGGTAATCGTGGGTGGCGATGAAAAATAA
- the rsmD gene encoding 16S rRNA (guanine(966)-N(2))-methyltransferase RsmD has protein sequence MKNNLLRIIGGEWRSRKLKFADVPGLRPTPDRVRETLFNWLQWHVPGARCLDLFAGSGALGLEALSRGARDVVMVEKHPAAAQALRDNLTLLGARNARLVHDDALRYLGRETEAFDLIFLDPPFRQKLLEPVLEKLFAQALLKQDGMIYLEQESEAETDFARFGLQVHRETTAGQVRSLLLVQS, from the coding sequence ATGAAAAATAATCTGTTACGCATTATTGGTGGCGAATGGCGCAGCCGTAAGTTGAAATTTGCGGATGTGCCGGGGTTGCGGCCTACGCCGGATCGGGTGCGTGAAACCTTGTTCAACTGGCTACAATGGCATGTGCCGGGTGCGCGTTGCCTCGATCTGTTTGCGGGCAGCGGCGCGTTGGGGCTGGAAGCCTTATCGCGTGGAGCGCGGGACGTGGTGATGGTGGAAAAGCATCCTGCGGCGGCGCAAGCGTTGCGTGATAACTTGACGTTGCTGGGAGCACGGAATGCGCGGTTGGTGCATGACGATGCGTTACGCTATTTGGGGCGTGAGACGGAAGCGTTCGACCTCATTTTTCTTGATCCTCCATTTCGCCAAAAGTTGTTAGAGCCGGTGTTGGAAAAGCTGTTTGCGCAGGCATTGCTTAAACAGGATGGGATGATTTATTTGGAGCAGGAAAGCGAAGCGGAAACGGATTTTGCGCGTTTCGGATTGCAGGTGCATCGGGAAACCACTGCGGGGCAGGTGCGGAGTTTGTTGTTGGTTCAGAGTTGA
- a CDS encoding lytic murein transglycosylase, with amino-acid sequence MRYLKFVCLLACLASTPVMAECTSEQAFPAWLKDFKAEAVAAGLKPAVFDSALAGMTPDKSVIQRDRSQQTFALDFLSFAGKKVVPYRLGKGRELLKKNADLFKRIEQQFGVPGEVLAAFWGLETDFGGNTGDMSTLRSLLTLAWDCRRSDFFRTELKHALWLVQKGDLTPAKMRGAWAGELGQLQLLASRYDQHAIDFDGDGKRDLIRSHADALASAAVMLKEAGWRAGEPWLQEVKAPREMDWSQARLDNKLPLSSWAEQGVTQADGGALSGSGTAALLLPMGRNGPAFLAFPNFDVFLAWNESSVYSTTAAYFATRLSGAPVLRSGNGPVATLSLGQAKQLQAKLKQRGLNITKVDGIIGEETRNAVRSVQQELKLPADGYPDAQLLSQL; translated from the coding sequence ATGCGCTATTTAAAATTCGTATGCCTGTTGGCGTGCCTAGCGTCAACGCCAGTGATGGCGGAGTGTACTTCTGAACAAGCTTTCCCCGCCTGGTTGAAGGATTTCAAAGCGGAGGCGGTGGCGGCAGGGTTAAAGCCAGCAGTATTCGATTCAGCTTTAGCAGGGATGACACCGGACAAATCGGTGATTCAGCGTGACCGTTCGCAACAAACCTTCGCATTGGATTTTTTGAGTTTTGCCGGGAAAAAAGTTGTGCCTTACCGTTTGGGTAAAGGGCGGGAATTACTCAAGAAAAATGCCGATTTATTCAAACGCATTGAACAGCAATTCGGCGTACCGGGTGAAGTGTTAGCCGCATTTTGGGGCTTGGAAACCGATTTTGGTGGCAATACCGGCGATATGTCGACGTTACGTTCGTTGCTGACATTGGCGTGGGATTGCCGCCGCTCCGATTTCTTTCGTACTGAACTCAAACACGCTTTGTGGTTGGTGCAAAAAGGTGATTTAACCCCGGCGAAAATGCGCGGCGCATGGGCGGGCGAATTGGGGCAGTTGCAGTTATTGGCATCGCGTTATGATCAACATGCAATTGATTTTGACGGCGATGGTAAGCGTGATTTGATCCGTTCCCATGCTGATGCGTTGGCTTCTGCGGCAGTGATGTTGAAGGAAGCAGGTTGGCGTGCGGGTGAGCCGTGGTTGCAGGAGGTAAAAGCTCCCCGCGAAATGGATTGGTCGCAAGCGCGTTTGGATAATAAATTACCGCTGTCTAGTTGGGCAGAACAGGGCGTTACTCAAGCAGACGGCGGCGCATTGAGTGGTAGTGGCACGGCAGCGTTGTTGTTACCGATGGGGCGCAATGGCCCAGCATTTTTGGCATTTCCTAACTTTGATGTATTTTTGGCGTGGAATGAGTCCTCGGTGTATTCCACGACCGCCGCTTATTTCGCCACTCGGTTGTCGGGTGCGCCGGTATTGCGCTCTGGTAATGGCCCGGTAGCGACCTTGAGCTTGGGGCAGGCTAAACAACTACAAGCGAAGTTGAAGCAGCGTGGTTTAAACATTACCAAAGTTGACGGCATTATCGGTGAAGAAACCCGCAATGCCGTGCGTTCGGTTCAACAGGAGTTGAAGTTACCTGCTGACGGTTATCCTGATGCACAATTATTGAGTCAGTTGTAA